A genomic segment from Deinococcus sp. YIM 77859 encodes:
- a CDS encoding cysteine desulfurase-like protein: MKLAAIRAQFPPLASGRAYLDNAAGGLLPARSIAAITDHLTRYGATNAMPGHRPGREVLALKQRAREATALLLNANPEDVALGPSATALSFRLAAAFGRLWGPGDEVILSGLEHEANASPWRELAQVGVTVHVWHARPPEMSLHPDDLAALLSPRTRLVAVTAASNALGVSVDIPAVTAQARAVGAWTVVDAVHAAPHAFPDVAAWGADFVTLSPYKVWGPHLGALWVSPERRAHLPWPRLSFVPEGDITGLEHGTPPFELLAGWLGTLDYLRDLGGHETLSRAALEAASARIGRLEQPVAQRLLSGLLETPGVTVYGPQTTAGRVGTVAFRLKGEAPEVTAERLSEKGVDVAAGHFYAVQPLRDLGLYPQGVVRASIAHYTSLEDVERLLRGLLEWG; encoded by the coding sequence ATGAAGCTCGCTGCCATCCGCGCCCAGTTTCCGCCGCTCGCCTCCGGCCGCGCGTACCTCGACAACGCGGCGGGCGGGTTGTTGCCGGCTCGGTCCATCGCCGCGATCACAGACCACCTCACCCGTTACGGGGCCACGAACGCCATGCCCGGGCACCGGCCGGGACGGGAGGTGCTTGCCCTAAAACAGCGCGCGCGCGAGGCGACGGCCCTCCTCCTGAACGCAAACCCCGAGGATGTGGCCCTGGGGCCGAGCGCGACCGCCCTCAGCTTCCGGCTGGCCGCGGCCTTCGGGCGGCTGTGGGGGCCGGGGGACGAGGTGATTCTCAGCGGCCTGGAACACGAGGCGAACGCGAGTCCCTGGCGCGAGCTTGCACAGGTGGGGGTCACGGTACACGTCTGGCACGCGCGGCCGCCCGAAATGTCCCTGCACCCGGACGACCTCGCCGCGCTCCTCTCGCCCCGCACCCGCCTGGTGGCGGTCACAGCGGCGAGCAACGCCCTGGGCGTGAGCGTGGATATCCCCGCCGTCACGGCACAGGCGCGCGCGGTGGGGGCGTGGACGGTGGTGGACGCCGTGCATGCCGCCCCTCACGCCTTCCCGGATGTGGCGGCCTGGGGAGCTGACTTCGTGACCTTGAGCCCGTACAAGGTGTGGGGACCGCACCTGGGGGCCCTGTGGGTCTCGCCCGAACGCCGCGCGCATCTGCCCTGGCCACGGCTGAGCTTCGTGCCGGAAGGCGACATCACCGGCCTGGAACACGGCACACCGCCGTTTGAACTGCTGGCCGGGTGGCTGGGTACGCTGGACTACCTGCGCGACCTCGGCGGGCACGAGACCCTCTCCCGCGCCGCGCTGGAGGCGGCGTCCGCCCGGATCGGCAGGCTCGAACAGCCCGTCGCGCAGCGCCTCCTTTCCGGTCTGCTGGAGACGCCCGGCGTCACGGTCTACGGGCCGCAGACGACGGCTGGCCGCGTGGGCACGGTCGCCTTTCGGCTGAAGGGAGAAGCCCCGGAAGTGACGGCAGAACGCCTCTCGGAAAAGGGCGTAGACGTCGCCGCCGGGCACTTCTACGCCGTGCAGCCCCTCAGGGATCTGGGCCTGTATCCGCAGGGCGTGGTGCGGGCCAGCATCGCCCATTACACGAGCCTGGAGGACGTGGAGCGGCTCCTGAGGGGTCTGCTGGAGTGGGGTTGA
- a CDS encoding PhzF family phenazine biosynthesis protein codes for MDSLVVPTHYRVLSPPQAEGGKTVAVFPEAAGDLQARAAASGAPLSVFVEAVDAGSVTLRVFTPLKEKGSSDSGALAALAFLHGQGELLDVVDVRMGEEVLPAQLCGGEWLLRQGEVQVTQAPPVDLSPLGLEARSVQVASAGRPNLMVETSDTAALDALTPNAEAVAAVNRATGTTGLVLYAPGGPGRAEVSFRAFGPLRGFEEDAASSQMFACLVGALGAQGRLPEGTNLLRGAQRMPGTPARLTAQYAETGGGFEVWVGGSARRRDP; via the coding sequence ATGGACTCGCTCGTTGTCCCCACCCATTACCGTGTCCTCTCCCCTCCCCAGGCTGAAGGGGGCAAGACGGTCGCCGTCTTTCCCGAGGCCGCCGGTGACCTTCAGGCCCGTGCGGCGGCCTCGGGAGCACCTCTGAGCGTGTTTGTGGAGGCGGTGGACGCAGGAAGCGTCACCCTCCGCGTCTTCACGCCCCTCAAGGAAAAGGGCAGCTCGGATTCAGGCGCCCTGGCCGCGCTCGCCTTCCTGCACGGTCAGGGCGAGCTGCTGGACGTGGTGGACGTGCGGATGGGTGAGGAGGTGCTGCCCGCACAACTGTGCGGCGGCGAGTGGCTGCTGCGGCAGGGCGAGGTGCAGGTGACCCAGGCGCCGCCTGTGGACCTTTCCCCGCTCGGGCTAGAGGCCAGGAGCGTGCAGGTGGCCTCGGCAGGCCGCCCCAATCTGATGGTGGAGACGTCCGACACGGCGGCGCTGGACGCCCTCACGCCGAACGCGGAGGCGGTCGCAGCGGTGAACCGAGCAACCGGCACGACGGGCCTGGTGCTGTACGCGCCCGGCGGCCCCGGGCGGGCAGAGGTCAGCTTCCGAGCATTCGGGCCGCTGAGGGGCTTTGAGGAGGACGCGGCCAGCAGCCAGATGTTCGCCTGCCTGGTGGGAGCCCTGGGGGCGCAGGGACGTCTCCCGGAGGGAACGAACCTGCTGAGGGGTGCGCAGCGAATGCCCGGCACACCGGCGCGCCTCACCGCGCAGTATGCGGAAACGGGCGGCGGGTTCGAAGTCTGGGTGGGCGGCTCGGCGAGAAGGCGTGACCCGTGA
- a CDS encoding TlpA family protein disulfide reductase translates to MTDLSSPSKTSAPAPLWRRLLPPLIAAALVAVLGVALLSPARNATTGGPLVGKPAPEFTLTSLDGAQVSLAALRGRPVVLNFWASWCGPCREEAPLFRELSERQGAGTGLAVIGVLFQETNEQNARDFIREYALAYPSLRDPGIKTGINYGVAGIPETFFIDREGMIRHVDRGGLTRERLNVGLSKIGVAGL, encoded by the coding sequence ATGACTGACCTTTCCTCCCCTTCCAAGACCAGCGCCCCCGCTCCGCTGTGGCGGCGGCTGCTGCCTCCGCTGATCGCCGCCGCGCTTGTCGCCGTGCTGGGCGTCGCCCTGCTGAGTCCCGCGCGAAACGCCACGACCGGCGGCCCGCTCGTCGGAAAACCCGCCCCCGAATTCACGCTGACCAGTCTTGACGGCGCGCAGGTCAGCCTTGCCGCCCTGAGGGGCCGGCCCGTCGTCCTCAACTTTTGGGCGTCGTGGTGCGGGCCGTGCCGCGAGGAAGCGCCCCTCTTTCGCGAACTCAGCGAGCGGCAGGGGGCGGGCACGGGCCTGGCCGTGATCGGCGTGCTCTTTCAGGAGACGAACGAGCAGAATGCGCGCGACTTCATCCGCGAGTACGCTCTCGCCTACCCCTCGCTGCGCGACCCGGGGATCAAGACCGGCATCAACTACGGCGTCGCGGGCATTCCCGAGACCTTTTTCATCGACCGCGAGGGCATGATCCGGCACGTGGACCGCGGTGGTCTCACCCGCGAGCGGCTGAACGTGGGGCTCTCCAAGATCGGGGTGGCGGGGCTGTGA
- a CDS encoding cytochrome c-type biogenesis protein produces MRRSAASGRWALPTALCLLLSASLALSPAQEARAEQLGRNLRCPICTGVPITESTNDISREMLREVREQVAAGRSDREIYAYFAARYGNFVLLDPPKEGSNLVLWGAPVVALVAGGAVLWRVLRRRPAAGQAAPAALPATEEPFDPYLAEVQRKTRRPGEKI; encoded by the coding sequence GTGAGACGGTCGGCCGCCAGCGGGCGGTGGGCACTGCCCACGGCGCTCTGCCTGCTGCTCTCGGCTTCCCTCGCCCTCAGCCCCGCGCAGGAGGCCCGCGCCGAGCAGTTGGGGCGCAACCTGCGCTGCCCGATCTGCACCGGCGTGCCGATCACCGAAAGCACGAACGACATCAGCCGGGAGATGCTGCGGGAGGTGCGGGAACAGGTGGCGGCGGGGCGCAGCGACCGGGAGATCTACGCCTACTTCGCGGCACGCTACGGGAACTTCGTGCTGCTCGATCCGCCCAAGGAGGGGAGTAACCTCGTGCTGTGGGGTGCCCCGGTGGTGGCGCTTGTGGCGGGGGGCGCAGTGCTGTGGCGCGTTCTGCGGCGCAGGCCCGCGGCGGGGCAGGCAGCTCCGGCAGCCCTTCCTGCCACCGAGGAACCCTTTGACCCCTATCTCGCCGAGGTGCAGCGGAAGACCCGGCGGCCCGGGGAGAAGATATGA
- the lysS gene encoding homocitrate synthase, with amino-acid sequence MTPDAPAPLIPARSWAIIDSTLREGEQFARGNFKTGDKIEIARALDAFGIEFIEVTTPMVGAQTQADIRQLTRLGLRTKILTHVRCHMEDVQRAVDLGVDGLDLLFGTSSFLREFSHGKSIGQIIDTAREVIGWIKQHHPDLQIRFSAEDTFRSEEADLMAVYRAVSDLGVHRVGLADTVGVATPRQVYTLVREVRKVIHANCGIEFHGHNDTGCAVSNAYEAIEAGATHIDTTILGIGERNGITPLGGFLARMFTFDPQGLIDKYNLELLPELDRMIARMVDLPIPWNNYLTGEFAYNHKAGMHLKAIYLNPGAYEAIPPAVFGVGRRIQAASKVTGKHAIAYKARELGLHYGEDALRQVTDHIKALAEQGELDDAHLEQVLREWVSA; translated from the coding sequence ATGACCCCAGATGCTCCTGCCCCCCTCATTCCTGCCCGTTCCTGGGCCATCATCGACTCCACCCTGCGGGAGGGCGAGCAGTTCGCGCGCGGGAACTTCAAAACGGGGGACAAGATCGAGATCGCTCGGGCGCTGGACGCTTTTGGCATCGAGTTCATCGAAGTCACCACCCCCATGGTGGGGGCGCAGACGCAAGCGGATATTCGGCAGCTCACGCGCCTGGGCCTGCGAACGAAGATCCTCACGCACGTGCGCTGCCACATGGAGGACGTGCAGCGGGCCGTAGACCTAGGCGTCGACGGCCTAGACCTGCTGTTTGGCACGAGTTCCTTTCTGCGGGAATTCAGCCACGGCAAGAGCATTGGGCAGATTATTGACACGGCGCGCGAGGTCATCGGCTGGATCAAGCAACACCACCCTGATCTACAGATCCGCTTCAGCGCCGAAGATACCTTTCGTTCGGAGGAGGCGGACCTGATGGCGGTGTACCGCGCCGTCTCTGACCTGGGGGTCCACCGCGTCGGGCTTGCAGACACGGTGGGTGTCGCGACGCCCCGGCAGGTGTACACGCTGGTGCGCGAGGTCCGCAAGGTGATTCACGCGAACTGCGGCATCGAGTTTCATGGGCACAACGACACCGGCTGCGCCGTCTCCAACGCTTACGAGGCGATCGAGGCGGGGGCGACCCACATCGACACGACCATCCTGGGGATCGGCGAGCGCAACGGCATCACGCCGCTGGGAGGCTTCCTGGCGCGGATGTTCACCTTTGACCCGCAGGGGTTGATCGACAAGTACAACCTCGAATTGCTCCCGGAACTCGACCGCATGATTGCCCGCATGGTGGACCTGCCCATTCCCTGGAACAATTACCTGACCGGCGAGTTCGCCTACAACCACAAGGCCGGGATGCACCTCAAGGCGATCTACCTCAACCCCGGCGCGTACGAGGCCATTCCGCCCGCCGTCTTCGGTGTGGGCCGCCGCATTCAGGCCGCCAGCAAGGTGACGGGCAAGCACGCCATCGCCTACAAGGCGCGGGAACTGGGCCTGCACTACGGCGAGGACGCCCTGCGGCAGGTGACGGACCACATCAAGGCGCTGGCCGAACAGGGCGAACTGGATGACGCCCATCTGGAACAGGTGCTGCGCGAGTGGGTCAGCGCCTAG
- a CDS encoding c-type cytochrome has product MILSLILLALILLASLGLVLAPLRASVPQDPDAAERDRLLAERDRLYAELTALEDEQRRPDLERRAALTLRALDALPPAPRSGQTRALALGGVAVAALLTVAGALTFVPRWQLAALGPGEAQNVRDALALPELRRRAETTGDRAAYLAWGKAAFDSGQYAQAVTAYGNALKLDPRQPEALRRLGILLLTRPEQTGQPLRPEDAQQAFLLIRTAAQLAPQDPESQLLLGFALARFGQDEEALTALERYRTLDPKGRDADELITAIRARQNEANPGLRVYAASCASCHGASGGGGALGPSLRASSLSRDALRAVIVNGKGAMPAFPNLGAAELRALLDVLERWQKEGP; this is encoded by the coding sequence ATGATCCTCAGCCTGATTCTGCTCGCCCTCATCCTGCTGGCGTCGCTGGGGCTGGTGCTCGCGCCGCTGCGCGCCTCGGTTCCCCAGGACCCTGACGCGGCGGAGCGTGACCGCCTGCTCGCGGAGCGTGACCGCCTGTATGCCGAACTCACCGCGCTCGAAGACGAGCAGCGGCGGCCCGACCTCGAACGCCGCGCCGCACTCACCCTGCGCGCGCTGGACGCCCTGCCGCCCGCGCCTCGCTCGGGCCAGACGCGCGCGCTGGCGCTGGGGGGGGTCGCGGTGGCCGCGCTGCTGACGGTGGCGGGCGCGCTGACCTTTGTGCCGCGCTGGCAGCTCGCCGCCTTGGGACCGGGCGAGGCGCAGAACGTGCGGGACGCGCTCGCGCTCCCTGAGCTCCGCCGCCGAGCGGAGACCACGGGCGACCGAGCCGCGTACCTGGCCTGGGGCAAGGCCGCTTTCGACAGCGGGCAGTACGCTCAGGCGGTCACGGCCTACGGCAACGCGCTCAAGCTCGATCCCCGGCAGCCGGAGGCGCTGCGCCGCCTGGGCATTCTGCTCCTCACCCGCCCCGAGCAGACCGGGCAGCCGCTTAGGCCAGAGGACGCGCAGCAGGCCTTTTTGCTGATTCGCACCGCCGCGCAGCTCGCCCCCCAGGACCCAGAGTCGCAACTGCTGCTGGGCTTCGCACTGGCCCGCTTTGGCCAGGACGAGGAGGCCCTCACGGCGCTGGAACGCTACCGAACGCTCGATCCCAAGGGCCGAGACGCGGACGAACTGATCACGGCCATCCGCGCTCGCCAGAACGAGGCGAATCCGGGCCTACGCGTGTATGCCGCCAGCTGCGCGAGCTGCCACGGCGCAAGCGGTGGAGGCGGCGCACTCGGCCCCAGCCTGCGCGCCTCCTCCCTGTCGCGGGACGCGCTGCGAGCGGTGATCGTCAACGGCAAGGGCGCGATGCCCGCCTTTCCCAACCTCGGCGCCGCTGAACTCCGTGCTCTGCTGGACGTGCTGGAACGCTGGCAGAAGGAAGGCCCATGA
- a CDS encoding benzoate/H(+) symporter BenE family transporter, with product MTALADLRRDASASAVTAGFVAVVVGAASSIGLLVGAARDLGLTHDQTVSWVLSCYLAISLSGALLTWRHRAPVKMAWTTPGLALVASLAAARGLHYAEVLGAYVLSALLMTVLGVTGAFERVTARIPPALANALLAGVLLPFVLGAFRALPQAPVAVGGMLLVFLTGRVWFARWAIPAALLAGATLSLLVGGWGR from the coding sequence GTGACGGCCCTGGCCGATCTGCGCCGGGACGCCTCCGCCTCTGCCGTCACCGCGGGCTTCGTCGCCGTGGTGGTGGGCGCGGCGAGCAGCATCGGGCTGCTGGTGGGCGCGGCACGGGACCTGGGGCTGACCCACGACCAGACCGTCAGCTGGGTGCTGAGCTGCTACCTGGCCATCAGCCTGTCCGGCGCCCTGCTGACCTGGCGGCACCGCGCGCCCGTAAAAATGGCCTGGACCACACCGGGCCTCGCGCTGGTGGCCTCGCTGGCGGCTGCACGCGGCCTGCACTACGCGGAGGTGCTGGGGGCCTACGTCCTGAGCGCCCTGCTGATGACCGTGCTGGGCGTGACGGGCGCTTTCGAGCGGGTCACCGCGCGCATTCCACCCGCCCTGGCAAACGCGCTCCTCGCCGGGGTGCTCCTCCCCTTCGTGCTCGGGGCCTTTAGGGCGCTCCCCCAAGCCCCTGTCGCGGTGGGCGGGATGCTGCTGGTGTTCTTGACGGGCCGCGTGTGGTTTGCACGCTGGGCGATTCCGGCGGCACTGCTGGCCGGGGCCACCCTCTCGCTGCTGGTGGGGGGGTGGGGCCGCTGA
- a CDS encoding benzoate/H(+) symporter BenE family transporter, producing MGPLTGGGLGTLVWTTPEFTVRGLLTLALPLTVLNLASQQLPGVAVLRACGFARVPTSPLITWSGVASLLSAPFGAHTTTLAAITAAIAAGEESHADPERRWVAGLSAAFFYLLLGVFAGWVVGAVAAVPAPVVAALAGLALVSTTLTSVTAALADERGREAAFLTLAVTASGVTFLGVGSAVWGLLLGGGLVWVSRQRRP from the coding sequence GTGGGGCCGCTGACGGGCGGCGGCCTGGGAACCCTCGTCTGGACCACACCCGAATTCACGGTGCGGGGCCTGCTGACGCTCGCGCTGCCGCTCACCGTGCTGAACCTCGCGTCGCAGCAGCTTCCCGGCGTGGCCGTGCTGCGCGCCTGCGGGTTTGCACGGGTGCCCACCTCGCCCCTCATCACCTGGTCGGGCGTGGCAAGCCTGCTCTCGGCGCCGTTCGGCGCGCACACCACCACGCTCGCGGCGATCACGGCGGCCATCGCGGCGGGCGAGGAGTCGCACGCAGATCCCGAACGGCGCTGGGTGGCGGGGCTGAGTGCGGCCTTCTTCTACCTGCTGTTGGGGGTGTTCGCGGGCTGGGTGGTGGGTGCGGTCGCGGCGGTCCCCGCACCCGTGGTGGCGGCCTTGGCCGGTCTGGCCCTGGTGTCCACCACGCTGACGAGCGTGACGGCCGCGCTCGCCGACGAGCGGGGACGGGAGGCCGCCTTCCTCACCCTGGCCGTCACCGCAAGCGGCGTGACCTTTCTGGGGGTGGGAAGCGCCGTGTGGGGCCTCCTCCTGGGGGGCGGGTTGGTGTGGGTGAGCCGGCAGCGCCGCCCGTAG
- a CDS encoding LLM class flavin-dependent oxidoreductase, translating to MNPPLPPFELGLYSFGELTPDPVTGATLSPEQRLKDLLEEIELADQVGLDVFGIGEHHRPDYLVSAPSVVLAAAAARTRRIRLTSAVTVLGTEDPIRVYQQYATLDLLSGGRAEIMVGRGSFAESFPLFLGGPPLDYDALFAEKLELLLKVRKDEHVFWQGRTRPPLRGEGVYPRTRPELPIWLAVGGTPASARRAGTLGLPMALAIIGGLPERFRPFVELYREAARTAGHGELPLGINAHGYIAPTSQAAANEAYPAHALVMNRIGRERGWPPITRAHFEGDRSPRGALFVGDPQQVTEKILFQHELFGHQRFLMQLSVGTLPHAQIMRAIELYGTVVAPAVRAEVARRGALQTGTA from the coding sequence ATGAATCCACCCCTCCCCCCCTTTGAACTTGGGTTGTACAGTTTCGGCGAACTCACCCCCGACCCCGTGACCGGGGCGACCCTCAGCCCCGAGCAGCGGCTCAAAGACCTGCTGGAAGAGATCGAGCTGGCCGACCAGGTGGGCCTAGACGTGTTCGGCATCGGAGAGCACCACCGGCCCGACTATCTCGTTTCGGCGCCGAGCGTCGTGCTTGCGGCGGCCGCTGCACGCACGCGCCGCATTCGCCTCACCAGCGCCGTCACGGTGTTGGGGACCGAGGATCCCATTCGGGTGTACCAGCAGTACGCCACGCTTGACCTCCTGTCGGGCGGTCGAGCGGAAATCATGGTGGGGCGCGGCTCTTTTGCAGAGTCCTTTCCGCTGTTTCTGGGCGGGCCGCCGCTCGATTACGACGCGCTTTTTGCAGAGAAGCTGGAGCTGCTGCTCAAGGTGCGCAAGGACGAGCATGTCTTCTGGCAGGGCCGCACACGTCCTCCGCTGCGTGGCGAGGGTGTCTATCCCCGCACCCGTCCCGAACTCCCCATCTGGCTGGCGGTGGGCGGCACCCCTGCTTCCGCACGTCGCGCCGGGACGCTCGGCCTGCCGATGGCGCTGGCCATCATCGGCGGCCTCCCGGAGCGCTTCCGGCCTTTTGTCGAGCTCTACCGCGAGGCGGCCCGCACGGCCGGGCACGGCGAGCTGCCCCTGGGGATCAACGCGCACGGCTACATCGCGCCAACCTCCCAGGCGGCAGCGAATGAAGCCTACCCGGCCCATGCCCTGGTGATGAACCGCATCGGACGTGAACGGGGCTGGCCGCCCATCACGCGCGCGCACTTCGAGGGTGACCGCTCGCCGCGCGGCGCCCTCTTCGTGGGTGATCCGCAGCAGGTGACCGAAAAGATCCTCTTCCAGCACGAGCTGTTTGGGCACCAGCGCTTCCTGATGCAGCTGAGTGTGGGGACCCTGCCGCACGCGCAGATCATGCGGGCGATCGAACTGTACGGCACAGTCGTCGCCCCGGCGGTGCGGGCAGAGGTGGCTCGGCGGGGCGCTCTTCAGACCGGCACGGCGTAG
- a CDS encoding CoA ester lyase codes for MSTAVLQPRSVLFAPGNRPDLIAKLPRAQPDAAVIDLEDAVPSTPEAKAAARPVARDAARDLIAAAPHLAVFVRVNAVHSPFFEEDLGVLTPELAGVVVPKLESAADVQRVVGALAARDLRLPVLAGLETAAGVWHAHEIMTEPAVSWAYFGAEDYTTDLGGQRTPGNLEVLYARSHVALAARLAGVHALDIVVTRLKDEAAFREDAAQGRALGYGGKLCIHPAQVALAHECFGPTVAEAERARRLLDAAHQAALEGRGAFSFEGQMVDEPMLARARAILQARGETP; via the coding sequence ATGAGTACGGCGGTCCTCCAGCCCCGCAGCGTGCTGTTTGCGCCGGGAAACCGCCCGGACCTGATCGCCAAGCTGCCCCGCGCCCAGCCTGACGCCGCCGTGATCGACCTGGAAGACGCCGTGCCGAGCACGCCCGAAGCCAAGGCCGCTGCCCGTCCGGTGGCCCGTGACGCGGCCCGCGACCTGATCGCTGCCGCCCCGCACCTCGCGGTATTCGTGCGGGTCAACGCGGTGCACTCCCCCTTTTTCGAGGAAGACCTGGGGGTGCTCACGCCGGAACTGGCGGGCGTTGTGGTGCCCAAGCTGGAGTCAGCGGCGGACGTGCAGCGGGTGGTGGGCGCGCTCGCCGCACGGGACCTGCGCCTTCCCGTGCTGGCGGGCCTGGAAACCGCTGCGGGGGTGTGGCACGCGCACGAGATCATGACCGAACCGGCGGTGTCCTGGGCCTACTTCGGTGCGGAGGATTACACGACCGATCTGGGCGGACAGCGCACACCGGGAAACCTCGAAGTGCTGTACGCCCGCTCACACGTCGCGCTCGCAGCGCGGCTGGCGGGCGTGCACGCGCTGGATATCGTCGTGACACGACTGAAGGATGAGGCGGCTTTCCGAGAGGACGCCGCGCAGGGCCGCGCGCTGGGCTACGGCGGGAAGCTGTGCATTCATCCTGCCCAGGTGGCCCTGGCCCACGAGTGTTTTGGGCCCACGGTCGCCGAGGCAGAACGCGCCCGCCGCCTGCTGGACGCAGCCCATCAGGCCGCGCTGGAGGGCCGCGGCGCCTTTTCCTTCGAGGGGCAGATGGTGGACGAACCCATGCTCGCTCGAGCACGGGCCATTCTACAGGCGAGAGGAGAAACACCGTGA
- a CDS encoding MaoC family dehydratase, which translates to MNEDLNRPQGRYFEELTPGTVIRHRVTRTVTEADNVLFTTLTMNPQPLHLDREYAAGTEFGQPLVNSMLTLSLLVGLSVHELTLGTLVANLGLSDVVFPQPVFQGDTLRAESEVLEARESRSRPNAGIVVVEHRAINQRGEVVARCRRTALMQKKPSAFHP; encoded by the coding sequence GTGAACGAGGATCTCAACCGCCCGCAGGGGCGCTACTTCGAGGAACTGACACCCGGCACAGTGATCCGCCACCGAGTCACCCGCACGGTCACCGAAGCGGACAATGTCTTGTTCACCACGCTCACCATGAACCCGCAGCCACTGCACCTCGACCGGGAGTACGCCGCCGGGACCGAGTTCGGGCAGCCGCTCGTCAACAGCATGCTCACGCTCAGCCTGCTCGTGGGCCTCAGCGTGCACGAGCTCACGCTGGGCACCCTGGTCGCCAACCTGGGCCTCAGCGACGTGGTGTTTCCTCAACCCGTCTTCCAGGGGGATACCCTCCGCGCCGAGTCGGAGGTCCTTGAGGCCCGCGAGAGCCGCAGCCGTCCGAACGCGGGCATCGTGGTGGTGGAGCACCGGGCGATCAACCAGCGCGGCGAGGTGGTGGCCCGCTGCCGGCGGACGGCACTCATGCAGAAAAAGCCGTCTGCCTTTCACCCCTAG
- a CDS encoding aldo/keto reductase produces MHKRPLGRTGLSVAEIGYGAWGIGADMWKGARDDESLRALRRYIELGGNFIDTAMGYGNGHSERLVGEVAREHPGTLVATKISPQNMEWPAAPHTTAQEAYPGDWVIRCTEASLERLGLPAIDVQQLHVWNDTWLGQGDWQDAVTQLKRDGKIRHFGISINDHQPHNAVKAVEAGAVETVQVIYNIFDQSPQDRLLDACQANGVGVIVRVALDEGSLTGTITPETTFPEGDWRHRYFGGNRKAELQPRLRAIEADLGITTAQLPAVALRFVLSHPAVSTVIVGMRSVRNVERNAVLADGQGLPAEQLQKLHAHRWDRNWYDPA; encoded by the coding sequence ATGCACAAGCGTCCGCTGGGCCGTACGGGCCTCTCCGTCGCAGAAATCGGGTACGGTGCCTGGGGCATTGGGGCCGACATGTGGAAGGGCGCACGGGACGACGAGAGCCTCCGGGCGCTGCGCCGCTACATCGAACTGGGTGGCAACTTCATCGACACGGCGATGGGCTACGGGAACGGCCACTCCGAGCGGCTGGTGGGAGAGGTGGCCCGCGAGCACCCCGGCACCCTCGTCGCGACCAAGATCAGCCCGCAGAACATGGAATGGCCTGCCGCGCCCCACACCACCGCCCAGGAGGCGTATCCCGGTGACTGGGTGATTCGCTGCACCGAGGCCAGCCTGGAGCGTCTGGGTCTCCCCGCCATCGACGTCCAGCAGCTGCACGTTTGGAACGACACCTGGCTGGGGCAGGGCGACTGGCAGGACGCGGTCACGCAGCTCAAGCGGGACGGCAAGATCCGCCATTTCGGTATCTCCATCAACGACCATCAACCCCACAACGCCGTCAAAGCGGTGGAGGCTGGGGCTGTGGAGACCGTGCAGGTGATCTACAACATTTTTGACCAGTCGCCGCAGGACCGGCTGCTTGACGCCTGCCAGGCCAATGGAGTGGGCGTGATCGTCCGTGTGGCCCTCGATGAGGGCAGTCTAACCGGCACGATCACCCCGGAGACCACCTTCCCGGAAGGCGACTGGCGTCACCGTTACTTTGGCGGCAACCGCAAGGCTGAACTGCAACCCCGCCTGCGCGCGATCGAGGCGGATCTGGGCATCACGACCGCCCAACTGCCCGCGGTGGCCCTGCGGTTCGTCCTGAGTCACCCGGCGGTCAGCACGGTGATCGTGGGGATGCGCAGCGTGCGCAACGTGGAGCGCAACGCGGTCCTTGCGGACGGGCAGGGGCTGCCCGCCGAGCAGTTGCAGAAGCTGCACGCGCATCGCTGGGACCGCAACTGGTACGACCCGGCATAG
- a CDS encoding Rieske 2Fe-2S domain-containing protein, with protein sequence MRLSRRALLERWWVLPVAGTLGAFGYMGWYASRVTWGKERVGPPDFQPGKAVRVAALEALAEEWTEVAFQYAGRPCVALRVPGPVPGGLSVGDAHYAAYSRVCTHLGCAVNLVRDPEVLAFAYNYRPPPGERHPQLGCPCHFSVFDPLQGGVAVFGKANAPLPRVRLEARGQDLYATGIEPAPALGT encoded by the coding sequence ATGAGGCTGAGCCGCCGCGCCCTTCTGGAACGCTGGTGGGTGCTGCCGGTCGCGGGCACGCTGGGTGCCTTTGGCTACATGGGCTGGTATGCCAGCCGCGTGACCTGGGGCAAAGAAAGGGTCGGCCCGCCGGACTTCCAGCCGGGGAAGGCGGTGCGGGTCGCCGCGCTGGAGGCCCTTGCGGAAGAGTGGACCGAGGTGGCCTTCCAGTACGCGGGGCGGCCCTGCGTGGCGCTGCGGGTACCCGGGCCGGTGCCGGGCGGCCTCAGCGTCGGGGACGCCCATTACGCGGCCTACTCCCGGGTCTGCACCCACCTGGGCTGCGCCGTGAACCTGGTGCGTGACCCGGAGGTGCTGGCCTTTGCGTACAACTACCGCCCACCACCGGGCGAACGTCACCCGCAACTGGGCTGCCCCTGTCACTTCAGCGTCTTTGATCCCCTGCAGGGTGGAGTCGCTGTCTTCGGCAAGGCGAACGCACCCCTTCCCCGCGTGCGGCTCGAAGCGCGGGGGCAGGATCTGTACGCGACGGGCATCGAGCCCGCGCCGGCGCTCGGGACCTGA